The stretch of DNA ACCTGCTCCACGATTTTTCGCGGATTTATGTCCATTGACGGAAAAAAGCACCTGCTTCTCCTGCATTGACAGTTAATTGTTCAATATTTTTCATTGCTGTTTGATCAAAAGGTTTAAAAGCTTGGGCAACCCTGAAATTAGCTTCTAATTGTTCAGGATTTTCAGCAGCAATAATACAACAGTGTACTCCCGATAAGGAAAGAGTATAACCCATTGCTTGATGCATTCCTTCTAAAAGACCAGGTTGAAACAAACGTCCGTAAGCTGGTATTTTCATCGCGATCACACCCACATTTTTCTTTTGGGCAACAGGAAGTACAGTAGTAGAAAAGGGACGAGGATGATGAATATCGGCTGCATTGAGAGAGATTAAAGTAGTATCGAAAGGATACCTGGTTAATGCTGCTGCAATCACTTCGGGTTCGTGATGACCAGTAATACCTAAATATTTAACTAATTTTTGCTCTTTAGCCTCTTCAAAAGCTTTTATTGCGCCATTTTCTCCCAAAATTTGCTCTAATTCTTCCATGAAAGAAACATGATGCAATTGCCATCCATCTAGATAATCAGTATTGAGATTATGAAGCGATCGCTCTAGGTCACGCCATGCTCCATCTCGATCGCGAGCAGCAGTTTTACTATTAAGATAAATTTGTTTGCGGTAAGTAGGCAAGATTTTGCCTAAATTTGCTTCGCTAGGGCCATAACTGGCAGCAGTATCATAATAGCGAATTCCCAAAGATAAAGCTTTTTCAACTATAGCGATCGCTTCTTGTTCTTTTCCTTGATAAGATAAGGGAGTTTGTCCAGCACCACCTAACCCAAAAATCGGTAAACTAATTCCAGTTTTACCCAGAACTTTCTCGGGCATTGTCTGAGTTATTTTAATTGACGTTTGGTTTGTTTTGGCATCAGGTTGCGTCAATGTTTTTCCACCAATTGCCGTCGCAGCAGCAACACTGCCAATCAGGAAGTTGCGTCTAGTTTGTCTATTCATAGCTATTGTTTTTTACCAGCATTGTAGCGAATCTCTTCTAAACGTTTTTCAAGAGTGTTAATGGTTAATGGTTGATTATTAATCTCTCATATTATTAACTGATAACTGCTCATTGTTGATGGTTGATAGTTAATTGCTACTTTGATCCTTCATTTCACTCAGGACGCTTCGCGCTTTTGTACAGACGTGTCGGCGACAAGTCTCTAACTTTTTACTTTTTACTTAATCTTTAGTAACTGTTGTAGAGACATTCCATGGAACGTCTCTACTGGTAACTGCTAGGCTATAGTTAATTAATTAAAAATTTTGTGAGAAATAATCCTCTATTTCCATATAGCCAAACTCCTGGACGATTTGCTGCTACTTCCCATGAGTCGTAGAGTTTATCGTTATTATTTTTATAGCTTAGAGGGCGTACAAAGGGAATGTCATCATCATCATAGTCACTTAAATCAGGGCGACTACCTGTAACTTTAAGATGATCTTTGAAGGAATAATTAGTTACTTTTGACTGCTTCATTAAGTCTGGTGATGAACTATTTTGATCACGAATAATAATTGTTGTTTCTTCATATTCTGTTTCAATATCCTCATCAGAAAAGATTGCAATTTCTCCTTCAAAATTTTTGATGAAAATCTCGATCGCTTTTTGAAAATCTGCTTCAGAGTTGAAATTGTTTGGTTGGGAAATAGTCTGATTTAATTGAACTTGCTCATAATTTTGATTAGTTTCTAATTGAGTTAAATGATTATCCGTTAAATCATTGTCATTTACATCAGTTTCTAATTCTGCGGAAAGAGAAGCAAAATCATTAGAATGCTCGATTTTTGGTTCAGAGATCGTAGTTGTTGAAGATAATTGAGGTGATACTATCACTGTGGAAGAAATAATTTGTTCTGAGTGATTATCAATTACCTCCACTTTGCGACCGCTTTGCTGCTCGCTGGAAGCGAGATCGCTTTGAGAATTTTGTGTCGAGAGTTCTTTGAAATCACTATCTAAGTTTTTTTTTTCTGCTTTGGTTGAAGAATTAACTTCAAAATGAACCTTCATTTTTCTTCGACAAACTTGAGAAAAAGCGGATTCGATATTAGCTACTTTACCTTGAAGTAATTTTGACAAAGAACTAGAACTAATCGCGATCGTAACTACAGAAGCTTCAATTTTAATTAAATAACATTGCTGAATTAACAAAGCTTGAGTGGTTGGTGGTTGAATTAATTGAATCGCTTTGAACCAAATCTCTTGAGAATCTTCAGTCTGATTAATTTGATTTTCTTCAACTACATCGGTAGAAATTTCTTTACTTTTTTCTTGCAGGTGGTTATTTTCTGGTGTTGTAGAAACAACCGAAGTTGATTTTTGAGGCGGTGTTTGAGAAGCTAAAACTTTAGTATTAGCTGGAATTTGAGTAACAGAATTTTGTTCTTTTTGATCTACTACAACTTTCTCAGTCACAGAAGTAGATTGAACTACATTAGTAGCAGGTAAAAAGTGATCATTGATCGAGGTGTTGTCGTGTGAACTTGGTTTGAGAGTTGATGATCCTTGTAATAATCCCAACAAAATTACTTCCAACCATAAACGAGGTTGAGTAGTATGTTTTAATTGAACCTCTCCTTCCTTGAGTTGCTGCTGACCCCGTAAAATTAAATTAATTTCCCAGTTTTTCGCTTCCTGAATTAATTTTTGCCAAGTAGTCTCCTTTACTGCTACCAAATCCGAACGATGAGCAGCAGTTTTGGCAATTAATAAATTAAGATAAAAACCAGCCAAATTTTGTAGAACAATAATTGGTTCTCGTCCTCGGTCTAATAAATTACGACATTTTTGTAAAATCTGTTCAGGATTGCTTTCTCTAATTGCTTGCAATAAAGACAATAAATCTTGTTCGGGAACTGCACCTACCAAATCCCAAATCTTTTCAACGGTAATAGTTTCAGGTAATAAACTTAATTGATCTAATAAACTTTCTGCATCTCTTAATCCACCATTAGCAATCTGAGCTACTAAAGTGAGAGCATCTTCAGTAATATCAATTGCTTCTTCTCTGGCAATATAAGAAAGATGAGCTACCATTTCCTCCAAAGGAATGCGACGATAATCAAATCTTTGACAACGGGAAATAATAGTTGATAAAACCCTCTGCGGATCGGTTGTCGCTAAAACAAAAATTACATTACGAGGTGGTTCTTCTAAAGTCTTCAACAGCGCATTAAACGCTGCGGTACTGAGCATATGGCACTCGTCGATCACATAAACTTTATAACGACACTGAACAGGAGCAAACTGAGCGCGCTCAATAACTTCGCGGATATTATCTACTCCCGTATTACTGGCAGCATCTATCTCGATTACATCTAAAGCTGTTCCAGTAGCGATCGCACGACAAACTTCACATTTTCCACAAGGCTGATCCGTTGGATCATCACTACTAAGACAATTGAGTGATTTAGCTAAAATACGCGCGCTAGAAGTTTTCCCTGTTCCCCTGGGACCCGTAAACAAATAAGCAGGAGCGATTTTTTTCTGATTAATCGCATTAATTAAGGTACGAGCGATCGCACTTTGTCCAACTAAGTCGGCAAATCTTTGCGGTCGATATTTGTGATGAAGAGGTTCATAAGACATAGTAGATGTAAAACTCAGTATTTATTGTCTGGGTAGTACAAAATTAAGCCTGTACAATTAAGCAAGATAAATTAGGCTAAATCTATCTTGCCACTTTCAGCCAGTATTTTTGAACTAAGGAATTGAGTTATGCTTAGGCGGATTAAGCAACAATCAAATCAACAGCCAAATTCTGATTCTGCTCAAGCTAGTCCAGACTCTAATATTAACGAGACCGCTATTTTATCTGATGCAGATTATGAATTTTTATTTGGTCAACTTTTAGAAGGAGTTGCTCATGGTTGGCATCAAGGCAGAATCGCTAAGTTTTTTCAACAATTAGAGGAACGCGGTAAACCAGAAGCTTGGATTGCCTGGTTAGAAAGATTTGGTCAAAAAACCTCTCTAGCAACCACACCTTCAATGCAGCAGTTAGGCGCGAGAATGATTCGTTTAGGCGAATTAACTCAATCTACTCCCAGTGTGCGACAAATTGGTGCTGTTGCCAATCGAATTGGTCGACAATTATTTTACGGAAGCAATAACGATCTAATTTGGGAATATGATGGGCCAGACTTACAAATAGCTCAGATTAAACCCCTTGAAGAAGAAGAAACCTTAATTCATTCTTCTGCATCTTTTGAAACAGAGGAAAGTATTTCAGGATCAAAGCAGGTTGTAGAAGAAATCTCTAACGTTGCTTTAGAAACAGACACTGAAAATCAATCTTTAGAAAACCTTTCTGACTCATCTACAAGCGACCAAACTGCATCAATTTCTACAGAAGAAGATTTTGCTCCTGCTTTTAATTTAGATCAAGATTTTTCAGAGTTAGCTTCTTCCTGGAATCATCCTTCAACCCTAACCCAATCAGAAGATGAAGTTGCTAACTTAACTTGGCAACCAAATGCAGAAGACGACCAACTATCTCAAGCGATTTCTCAACAACTTGAGCTTACTGAGAGCGATCCCCAGACTCTTGCTAACACTTTAATTGACGACATTAATTCTGTTGAGCATCAACCTACTCTAGAGTTGGTAGAAGGTTGGTTCAATCTAGGATTAAAACAAGCTACTGCGGGAGATTTTGATGGAGCAGTAATGAGTTGGGAAAAAGCTTTAGAAATCAATCCTAATTTATCAGCAGCTTGGCACAATCGAGGAAGTGCGTTAGGACGTTTAGGAAAATATTCAGAAGCGATAGAATCTTTTGATCAAGCATTAGTTATTGACCCCAATAATTATCAAGCTTGGAACGATCGCGGTCATGCTCTTTATCAATTACAAAAATGGGAAGAAGCTGTGGCAAGTTGGGATAAAGCGATTGAAATCTTACCTGGAGATTACCAATTCTGGTACAATCGCGGTTGTGCTTTAGAAAAATTACAACGTTCTGAAGAGTCGATTGCTAGTTATGAAAAAGCTTTAGAAATTAAGCCAGATTTTCAAGAAGCTCATTCAAGGTATATTGACTTATTGACGGATAACCCTAATATAAATTAGCTAAGATGACGGTAACACATTAATTAGATTGGCTAACAATCAAAAAGATAGTTTATCTTAAAGACTAAATCAAAAATTATTAGGTTTTTACTCGCTATGATGGAATTATCTAACAATACAACCGAAGAATTGAGAGTTCCCAGTGAAGAAAGAGTTACTCAATTAAGAAATCTAATTGATACCCTCAGAATTGCTGATGAAATCGCCAGCAAAGGCTATCTTATTAGTAGCTCTGAATTAGCCGACTTGATGGATATTAACGCTAGTGCAGTCACTAGCCGAGGTGACCACTGGTCTTGGCGTAACTGGGTTGTTTCTAGGGTCAGAAGAGAAGGCAATCAAATTCTTTGGCAGCTAGAGCGGGTTGATTAACCATTTAAGTAAGAGACATGACTTTATCTGTACCTGAAACATCTAAACCAATTATTCGTCCTCTGCAATACCGCGACTTAGAGGCGATCGATGCTTTAATTCTTCAATCTGATGAGGCTGAAACATACAGGCGGTTAGGAGCTATTGAGTTAGGAAAACAACCCATTCGTTCGTGGTACAGACTCAGAAAATTTTTCAGCCTCCTTCCTCATCCTTCTCAAAAAGGATTACGTATCTATGTGGCAGAACGAGGAGTCCCTACTCAGGGGTCGCGAGCGCAACAAATTCTTGGTTTAATTCAGGTATCGTCTTTTAATCACACTCGGAGTACTTGGCGAGTAGAGCGAATTTTACTTAATACCAATGCTTCTGAATTAGAATTATTGAGCCAGCAAAAAGAAGTGGCTTCTCAACTAGTACGCTATTGTCTAGAAAGTATTTGGGAAGCTCGCACTTGGATTTTGGAAGTTGATATCAACGAAAAACATCATCTAGCACTTTATCGAGAAAACGGTTTTCAGCCTTTGGCACAAATGACTTATTGGGAAATTAAACCTGAATTATTTTCCCAATTAGCAGAACTTAACGCCGATTTACCCACGCTTTTACCTGTTAGTAATGCTGATGCTCAATTAATCTATCAGTTAGATTGCATTGCTATGCCACCTCTACTTCGTCAAGTTTTTGACCGCCATATTCAAGATTTTAAAACCAACTTGTGGGAAGGTGCGGTCGCAAAACTTAAACAATGGATCGAACATAGCGAGATAGCCAAAAGATATGTCTTTGAATCTCAGCGTAAAGTAGCAATTGGACATTTTCAACTAGAGTTGTCTAAAGATGGTTCTCGTTCCCATCAAGCCAAACTAATTGTTCATCCTGCTTATACCTGGCTTTATCCTAAATTAATTAGTCAGATGGTTCAAATGGTTCAAGGATATCCTCCTCAATCTTTAGAACTAGCTTCAGGCGACTATCAACCTGAAAGAGAAGAATATCTCAACAAAGTAGGAGCAACTCCAATTGCTAATACTTTACTGATGTCAAGATCAGTCTGGCACAAAGTTAAAGAAAGTAAACCTTTAGAAGGGTTACAGCTATCAGAAGTATTCCAAGGACTCAAACCAGCCAGAACACCAATTCCTTCGCGGATTTCTTGGTTTAAATCAAATTTACTTCATCTTAATCAAACAGATACCAATCAAGCTACTTCCTATAACCATTCGGTTAAACCGACTAATTCCTCAGAATCTTCTGCTTCTACAGAGGAAACACCAGCTAATGAATCTTCTAAACCACCTAATAATGGTCATCATGCTTAGGTTATCAATCTTGAGTTGGTCATGAAGAGAATTTTGGCTTTAGGTTTGGATGTCGGACAAAAGCGTTTGGGAATAGCAGGTTGTGATGGTACTGGTTTAATTGCTACAGCTTTAACTACAATCAAACGCAGTTCTTTTCAACAAGATGTAGCCAAACTCAAAGAAATTATTGTAGAAAGACAAGTAGAAATTCTGGTAATAGGATTGCCTTATTCGATGGATGGCAGTATTGGTTTTCAAGCCAAACAAGTGCAGAAATTTGCCCAAAGAATTAGTCAAGCATTACAATTACCAGTCGAATATGTAGATGAGCGTCTTACTTCTGTGGAAGCCGAAGCACAACTAAAAACCCAGAAGCGTTTTTCTTCTTTTCAAAAAGAATTAATCGATGCTCAAGCAGCAGCAATTATTTTGCAGCAGTGGTTAGATGAACGTCGTCAGAATTAATTTAAATCTCATCATATTTTTGCAGTAAATTCAGCACAAAATCAGCAGCAGTACAACGAATTTTCGCTCCAGATTTGTTTAACCACCATCCCCAAGTTTGATGGGGTGAGTTCCAAATAGTTAGATGTTCTACTTCTGGCTGACTATAAAAACTCTCTGTACTTTTTCCTAATAATTCCGAACTCCAATGAGTAAAATAATCGTGACTGAGCCGATAAATTGGAAAATCTGCGATTAGGGGAACTCCCCATCCATCGATAGCAATTAGAGCTTTAACTTTTCTTCCTTTTGATTGCCAATTTCTAGCAGCACCAATACTTCCAACTACTCCAGCACTAAAAGCAATAAACAATAAAGAATCATTTTGATTGATGTTTTTTGTTAAAAATTGCTCTAAATGCACAGGAGAATAAACAGGTATTTTGGGATAAGTAATAACTAAAATATTTGCTGCTAAAAATTTTTGATTAATAATTTTTAAATGTTGAATAAAATTATTGGTTAAATCTGGATCATGAATACCAGAACAAATAATAATTGTCATTTTTAACTTTACTCTTGTTGAAGTATATTGAAGCGTTAATTAAGTTTAATGTCCTCTAATTACAATTTTTGAAGAGTATGATCACTCAATTAAAACACTTGGGAAGGATATGAAAGTTGAAGTGAGGACAACGAATGATAGTGAAAAACTGTGTTTTAATAACTAGCGTGGTTAGTTGCTTATTATTAAGTATTCATAGCGAAGTACAAGCTCAAAGTATTGATAGTTATGAGGATTACAAATTATATTGCAGTCGAGGTGCGTTTGACTATGGTTTGCAAAGTCCCGATTGCAGTCAATACAAAGATACCTACGAAAATCGTCCTCAAGAAGAGTTAAAGCAACAGGACACTAGACAAGAAGAGAACACACACAGTCAAACTAATAATAATAATAGTGAGGCTAAAACTAAAAATATAAGAGGTTATGTAGGCGGTTCTTTAGGAGCATTTTTTCCTACTAATGATCTAGATTTACTAAATTTGGATGATGATTCCGAGATTGATGAAGATATTGAAGAGGAGGACATTAACGAGAGTGATTTCGAGCTTGACTTAGATACAGGATTTGGTGGAAGTCTTTTTTTAGGAGCTATGTTCAACAACAATGTTGGTACTGATTTAGAATTTATTTTATTTGGAGGGGGTACTGAAATAGATGATTTAAATTATTCTGAATGGGGGATTTTCTTCAATCCTAGATTTATTCAGCCCTTATCAAAACAAAATAATGTTGCAGTTTTTTTAAGTCCTGGGCTAGGACTATCTAAGGGTAA from Stanieria cyanosphaera PCC 7437 encodes:
- a CDS encoding aldo/keto reductase, whose protein sequence is MNRQTRRNFLIGSVAAATAIGGKTLTQPDAKTNQTSIKITQTMPEKVLGKTGISLPIFGLGGAGQTPLSYQGKEQEAIAIVEKALSLGIRYYDTAASYGPSEANLGKILPTYRKQIYLNSKTAARDRDGAWRDLERSLHNLNTDYLDGWQLHHVSFMEELEQILGENGAIKAFEEAKEQKLVKYLGITGHHEPEVIAAALTRYPFDTTLISLNAADIHHPRPFSTTVLPVAQKKNVGVIAMKIPAYGRLFQPGLLEGMHQAMGYTLSLSGVHCCIIAAENPEQLEANFRVAQAFKPFDQTAMKNIEQLTVNAGEAGAFFRQWT
- a CDS encoding DNA polymerase III subunit gamma/tau, whose protein sequence is MSYEPLHHKYRPQRFADLVGQSAIARTLINAINQKKIAPAYLFTGPRGTGKTSSARILAKSLNCLSSDDPTDQPCGKCEVCRAIATGTALDVIEIDAASNTGVDNIREVIERAQFAPVQCRYKVYVIDECHMLSTAAFNALLKTLEEPPRNVIFVLATTDPQRVLSTIISRCQRFDYRRIPLEEMVAHLSYIAREEAIDITEDALTLVAQIANGGLRDAESLLDQLSLLPETITVEKIWDLVGAVPEQDLLSLLQAIRESNPEQILQKCRNLLDRGREPIIVLQNLAGFYLNLLIAKTAAHRSDLVAVKETTWQKLIQEAKNWEINLILRGQQQLKEGEVQLKHTTQPRLWLEVILLGLLQGSSTLKPSSHDNTSINDHFLPATNVVQSTSVTEKVVVDQKEQNSVTQIPANTKVLASQTPPQKSTSVVSTTPENNHLQEKSKEISTDVVEENQINQTEDSQEIWFKAIQLIQPPTTQALLIQQCYLIKIEASVVTIAISSSSLSKLLQGKVANIESAFSQVCRRKMKVHFEVNSSTKAEKKNLDSDFKELSTQNSQSDLASSEQQSGRKVEVIDNHSEQIISSTVIVSPQLSSTTTISEPKIEHSNDFASLSAELETDVNDNDLTDNHLTQLETNQNYEQVQLNQTISQPNNFNSEADFQKAIEIFIKNFEGEIAIFSDEDIETEYEETTIIIRDQNSSSPDLMKQSKVTNYSFKDHLKVTGSRPDLSDYDDDDIPFVRPLSYKNNNDKLYDSWEVAANRPGVWLYGNRGLFLTKFLIN
- a CDS encoding tetratricopeptide repeat protein; the protein is MLRRIKQQSNQQPNSDSAQASPDSNINETAILSDADYEFLFGQLLEGVAHGWHQGRIAKFFQQLEERGKPEAWIAWLERFGQKTSLATTPSMQQLGARMIRLGELTQSTPSVRQIGAVANRIGRQLFYGSNNDLIWEYDGPDLQIAQIKPLEEEETLIHSSASFETEESISGSKQVVEEISNVALETDTENQSLENLSDSSTSDQTASISTEEDFAPAFNLDQDFSELASSWNHPSTLTQSEDEVANLTWQPNAEDDQLSQAISQQLELTESDPQTLANTLIDDINSVEHQPTLELVEGWFNLGLKQATAGDFDGAVMSWEKALEINPNLSAAWHNRGSALGRLGKYSEAIESFDQALVIDPNNYQAWNDRGHALYQLQKWEEAVASWDKAIEILPGDYQFWYNRGCALEKLQRSEESIASYEKALEIKPDFQEAHSRYIDLLTDNPNIN
- the ruvX gene encoding Holliday junction resolvase RuvX translates to MKRILALGLDVGQKRLGIAGCDGTGLIATALTTIKRSSFQQDVAKLKEIIVERQVEILVIGLPYSMDGSIGFQAKQVQKFAQRISQALQLPVEYVDERLTSVEAEAQLKTQKRFSSFQKELIDAQAAAIILQQWLDERRQN
- a CDS encoding outer membrane beta-barrel protein, whose product is MIVKNCVLITSVVSCLLLSIHSEVQAQSIDSYEDYKLYCSRGAFDYGLQSPDCSQYKDTYENRPQEELKQQDTRQEENTHSQTNNNNSEAKTKNIRGYVGGSLGAFFPTNDLDLLNLDDDSEIDEDIEEEDINESDFELDLDTGFGGSLFLGAMFNNNVGTDLEFILFGGGTEIDDLNYSEWGIFFNPRFIQPLSKQNNVAVFLSPGLGLSKGKLSTEISDELAEELGVEQGLELSVADDISFTLQVKLGLTFKLADKYEGFTQVRYVHPIGDYTIDTISPEVGLLVNF